A stretch of DNA from bacterium:
GAGCTATATATTTAAGTGGGGATTTTGAAGACTATTGGTCTTTCCATATTCAGAAGGATCAAGAAAGAGTGCATCCAAAAGGGAGGTGGAAAGATGTTTTGGCCGTCGTTTGAAAGTAGCCACGCCCTATTCAATTAGAATTGTTTGACGAAGATGTTTGTGTGTATATATATTGGTTTTTAAGAGGGTTAAACTTTAGATTTTTTTTGGAAATTCAATTCCTATTGTAAATAAGAGCGGAAAATGGAAAATTATATTGTTTTGAATTTTCAATTTTAGTCATTTGAATTTGTTTTAAGATTTCAGATTTCATTTGTTCCATTAAAGCTAAACACATACAAATTCACCAATCATTTATGGAAGTTCAACTTCAATAATTAGAGGCTTTTTATTTCCTTAATAAGCCTTTGATCTTCTGAAACATCCCTTCCCTTTATCGTTAAATAGCCTCCTATAATCATCCCATTTGCTCCTGCAAAGAATGCCAATAATTCAAACCGACCTAAATTTTCCCTTCCAGCTACTATTTTTATTGTCTTATCTTTTAAGATTATCCTAAATATAGCAATTGTTTTTATAACATCTATTGCTGATATAGGAGAAATTCCTTCAAAAGCCGTATTTTTTATAGGAATTAAAACATTTATTGGAACAGAATTAACATCAAGGCTTTTTAGTAAATTTGCAATGTTAAGCCTATCTCTCCAAGATTCTCCCATTCCAATGATACAACCAGAGCAAACCTCAAGGCCTGCCTCTTTTGCATATTCTATTGTCCTTATCTTTTCAGAGAATTTATATGTTGTTACAATGCTTGGAAAGAATTCTTTAGATGTCTCAATGTTATGGTGATACCTTGAAAGCCCTGCATCCTTTAATGCCAAAAGAGCATCCCTATCAAGCCTTCCAAGCGAAGCACAAACTGAAATGTCTTTCATCTCTTTGATTGCTTTAAGTATTACATCAAGCTCTCTATTTGTTGGTTTTTTTCCAGATGTAATAATTCCAAATCTTTTTGCACCAATAGATTTCGCATATTCTGCCCTTTCTAAAATCTCTTTTTTGCTTTGTAATGGATATCTTAAAATTTCTGTCTTATGATAGCCTGATTGGGCACAGAATTTGCAATCCTCAGGACACATTCCTGATTTTGCATTCATTATAGAACAAATATCAAGGGAAAACCCTTTCCTAAAAGAATTTGCAAGGCATATAAGCTCATTCAAAGGAAGATTAAGAATGTCTTCCATAGCTTTTATTTTAACTTAAGCTTAAACCTTATGGTAAATTCTCCCCTATCTATCCTTTCCCAGCCCTTTCCAGCATCCTCTGAGATGAAGGATCTGCTATATCTTAATACCTTCTCAAGGGGTATCTCAAATGAACCCTCCATTGCCCTTAAGGAAATGGTGTTTATTCCATTTCTTAACATAGATATAGGAACACCTGCCTTTCCAAAGATAAGTAGACCGCCGCTACTTGGACAGGGTGTTTTTCCTAAAGGTTTCTCATTTATTTCTATAGAGATTAAACCAGGTCCTCCAAAAAAATCAAAGAAGAAAAAGCAATTGTCCTTTATCTTTGAAATGTCCTTTATTATAAGCTCCTTTTTTATTACCCTATTTGGATTGTTTAGAGTAAAGGTTTCCCTATTCCCACCCTCCTCAGGTGCATCCATTATGTAGAGATAGCCATCTTTTTCTGTCTCAATTCCATCTTTATATAGCAATGGATAAATATATTTTTTAAGGGTGGATGAGAAATTAACACCAATAAATAGCAAGGAAAATAGTAAGAAACAAGGAATGATTGTTTTAATTTCCTTTCTTTGGTTATATAGATAAAAAATTGCATACCCTCCAAATGGTAAAAGGGAGGGAAGAACACCTATCCTATACCTTCCCAAGACCATAAAGGCTGTTGTTGTCAGAAAATAAGAGAGGATAAAAAATATCAATCCAAGCACAGCCTTTCTCTTTATTGATAATATAAGACCCAAAAGACATAACGGTGCAATTAGGCTAAACTTAAAGAATAATGACATAACCTTTGAAAAGTTCTTAAAATTGCTATAGTCAACATTGTTTGGAATCTCCCAGCTGTCCCAAAATAGCCAAGCCTTTTTAAGGGTAAGAGAAAGCCATGCAGAAGGACTATTTTTAATAAACCTTAATGATTCCTTCATCCAAAGGGAAGACCTTTTGGAAATAGATGGCTCTTTATTTATTCTTTCTGTAATTTCATTATGATTTTCTGTATAGGAATCAGAATGCCCGGTTGAGCCCGGGTTATTTCCGATATAAAATTGTGTTCCTCCCTTGGAGGATAAAAAGATAAACTCTTTTGTGTCAATGTAGTTTTTTATGGTAATAGGAATTATTGGCGTTATACTTCCAATTATTATAAAGAAAGATATAAGAATTCCCTTCCTTAATCTAAATAATATTAAAGATAAAACAAAAAGAAAGGGGATAAATGTTAGAACAGTTCCACGAAGAAGGGCTGATATTCCAATAATAAGACCTAATAGAAAACCATTTTTCCCTGATGGCTTTTCTTGTAGCCTTACCAAAAAATAGAGGATTATAGAGACAAAGGAGGTAAATAGCCCATCTATTAACAAAGAATCCTCATAGAGAATAAAGGGTCCATAAAAAAGGCTTAAAATAAATGTAATAATACCAACATTTTTATCAAACAGTCTTTTTGTTGTAAGATAAAGGAGGAAATAGCTAAAAAGGGCTATAATTGTCTGAATAATATAGACAGAATGAAGATTTCTTCCAAAAAATGAATAGACAAAAGCTACAAAATAGGGATAGAGGACAGAGGTTGCCGAGGCAAAAATGACATTCTCTCCCTTTAAAATACTTTGTGCCTGGGAATCAAAGGTTGTCATATCTGTTCCAGCCATAAGCTGGGTAGAAAGCCATCCTCCATTTTCAATATCCTTGAGGATAGAAAGCCGAATGATAAATGAAAGAATAAGAAAAAAAGGGATAAAAATGTATTCCTTCAAAAACCAGGCTTCCTTCTTGCTCTTTTTTCTTTTGTTTGCCATCCTTATAAGGATATAAGGAAAATATGGTTTTGTCAATTGACAAAGATGGCTTTTTTAATTTATAGTCTCTTAAAAATGGATGAAATATTTGAAATAATAAAGGCTGACGAAGAAAGGCAGAAAAATACATTAAACCTTATTGCATCAGAGAATTATGTAAGCGCAAGTGTTAGGGAAGCAGCAGGCTCTGTATTGACAAACAAGTATGCAGAGGGCTATCCAAACAGGAGATATTATGGTGGATGTGAGTTTGTAGACCAGGTAGAAACCATTGCCATTGAAAGGGCAAAGAAGCTCTTTGATGCAGAATATGTAAATGTCCAGCCACATTCGGGAACACAGGCAAATATGGCAGCATACCTTGCATTTTTATCTCCACAGGATACAATTATGGGAATGGACCTACAATCAGGAGGACATCTTTCACATGGAGCATCTGTCAATTTTTCTGGTCAGATATTTAAATCAATACCCTATGGCGTTAATCCAAAAACAGGCCTTATAGACTTTGATGCAATCAGAGAATTGACAAGAAAATACAACCCAAGGATGATTGTTTGTGGTGCATCAGCATATCCAAGGATAATAAACTTTGAAGAATTTAGAAAAATAGCCGATGAAATAGATGCCATTTTAGTTGCAGATATTGCCCATATTGCTGGGCTTATAGCAGGCAATGTCCATCCAAGCCCAGCTGGAATAGCTGATGTTATAACGACAACGACGCATAAAACATTAAAAGGCCCTCGGGGAGGGATGATTATGGCAAAGCAAGAATATGGAAGGCTTATTGATAAGGTTGTGTTTCCAGGAATACAAGGTGGTCCACTTATGCACATCATTGCAGCAAAGGCTATATGCTTTAAAGAGGCATTGTCCCCTGAATTTAAAGAATATGCAAAGCAAATTGTAAAAAATGCTTCCATTTTAGCAGAAAGCCTTATTTCCTTTGGCTTTAAGCTAATAACAGGTGGAAGCGATAACCATCTTCTTCTTGTTGATGTAAGGGATGAAGGGATAACAGGAAATATTGCAGAAAGTCTTCTTTGTGAGCAGGGCATCATTGTTAATAAAAATGCTATTCCCTATGACCCCCTTCCACCAACAATAACATCTGGAATAAGGATAGGAACACCAGCCCTTACAACAAGGGGGATGAAAGAGGATGAAATGAAAGAAATAGCTAAAATGATTGAAAGGGTAATAAGAAGAAAAGAAAATGTAAGAAAGGAGGTTGCCTCTCTTTGTGA
This window harbors:
- the glyA gene encoding serine hydroxymethyltransferase, with the protein product MYSLLKMDEIFEIIKADEERQKNTLNLIASENYVSASVREAAGSVLTNKYAEGYPNRRYYGGCEFVDQVETIAIERAKKLFDAEYVNVQPHSGTQANMAAYLAFLSPQDTIMGMDLQSGGHLSHGASVNFSGQIFKSIPYGVNPKTGLIDFDAIRELTRKYNPRMIVCGASAYPRIINFEEFRKIADEIDAILVADIAHIAGLIAGNVHPSPAGIADVITTTTHKTLKGPRGGMIMAKQEYGRLIDKVVFPGIQGGPLMHIIAAKAICFKEALSPEFKEYAKQIVKNASILAESLISFGFKLITGGSDNHLLLVDVRDEGITGNIAESLLCEQGIIVNKNAIPYDPLPPTITSGIRIGTPALTTRGMKEDEMKEIAKMIERVIRRKENVRKEVASLCEAFPIE
- a CDS encoding glycosyltransferase family 39 protein: MTKPYFPYILIRMANKRKKSKKEAWFLKEYIFIPFFLILSFIIRLSILKDIENGGWLSTQLMAGTDMTTFDSQAQSILKGENVIFASATSVLYPYFVAFVYSFFGRNLHSVYIIQTIIALFSYFLLYLTTKRLFDKNVGIITFILSLFYGPFILYEDSLLIDGLFTSFVSIILYFLVRLQEKPSGKNGFLLGLIIGISALLRGTVLTFIPFLFVLSLILFRLRKGILISFFIIIGSITPIIPITIKNYIDTKEFIFLSSKGGTQFYIGNNPGSTGHSDSYTENHNEITERINKEPSISKRSSLWMKESLRFIKNSPSAWLSLTLKKAWLFWDSWEIPNNVDYSNFKNFSKVMSLFFKFSLIAPLCLLGLILSIKRKAVLGLIFFILSYFLTTTAFMVLGRYRIGVLPSLLPFGGYAIFYLYNQRKEIKTIIPCFLLFSLLFIGVNFSSTLKKYIYPLLYKDGIETEKDGYLYIMDAPEEGGNRETFTLNNPNRVIKKELIIKDISKIKDNCFFFFDFFGGPGLISIEINEKPLGKTPCPSSGGLLIFGKAGVPISMLRNGINTISLRAMEGSFEIPLEKVLRYSRSFISEDAGKGWERIDRGEFTIRFKLKLK
- the bioB gene encoding biotin synthase BioB, with protein sequence MEDILNLPLNELICLANSFRKGFSLDICSIMNAKSGMCPEDCKFCAQSGYHKTEILRYPLQSKKEILERAEYAKSIGAKRFGIITSGKKPTNRELDVILKAIKEMKDISVCASLGRLDRDALLALKDAGLSRYHHNIETSKEFFPSIVTTYKFSEKIRTIEYAKEAGLEVCSGCIIGMGESWRDRLNIANLLKSLDVNSVPINVLIPIKNTAFEGISPISAIDVIKTIAIFRIILKDKTIKIVAGRENLGRFELLAFFAGANGMIIGGYLTIKGRDVSEDQRLIKEIKSL